The following coding sequences are from one Triticum aestivum cultivar Chinese Spring chromosome 5A, IWGSC CS RefSeq v2.1, whole genome shotgun sequence window:
- the LOC123106520 gene encoding chaperone protein ClpB1-like — MGEGEKAMIRVLSVTAVGLACTALRLYEEELRSLFTSRPAFLKTLDPAGADPVIGRDDEIDRVICILCGRTKNCAALVGAAGVGKTAIVEGLAQRIAAGAVPAALAGARVAELDVGAMVAGTQWRGMFEQRLKDAIKLVEDARGKLILFIDEMHMIVGAGDRDGTGDAANILKPALARGRIRCIGATTSEEYRRYIQKDAALDRRFQRVDVEEPSVPATVAILQGLKHRYQDHHGLTIRDDALAAAAQLAGRYITGRQFPDKAIDLMDEACTTVKLHKQKEVQNKDTNTINAPEELTVGPCHIAQVVSRWTKIPITTLGREEEKLSHLADRLHERIVGQYEAVNLVAQEVLRSRVGFDQSGQPIGSFLFLGPAGVGKTELAKALADKLFDNEKALVRFDMSEYADSGSVLRLIGGPRSYEEDGQLTEKVRSQPYSVVLFDEADKAHPSIFKVLIQLLDDGMLVDGKGRNINFKNTIIIMSSTLGAENLSARMAGENIETARDLLRKHVEKRFKPEFLNKLSEIVMFEPLSHDELRKITRIQMKRVIDTAAYKGISLLVTDAALDVIWSEAHDTVYGARPIKRWMKKNVTRVLVDMLVNGEACQGSTISIDAADDNKELKYQVQK; from the exons atgggggagggggagaAGGCCATGATCAGAGTATTGTCCGTCACTGCCGTTGGATTGGCCTGTACAGCGTTGAGGCTGTACGAGGAAGAGCTCAGGTCCCTCTTCACCTCCAGGCCGGCCTTCCTCAAGACCTTGGACCCCGCCGGGGCTGATCCGGTCATCGGCCGCGACGACGAGATCGACCGCGTCATCTGCATCCTCTGTGGCCGGACCAAGAACTGCGCCGCGCTTGTCGGGGCGGCCGGCGTCGGCAAGACGGCCATCGTCGAGGGCCTCGCCCAGCGCATCGCAGCTGGGGCGGTCCCCGCCGCGCTCGCCGGGGCCCGCGTGGCGGAGCTCGACGTCGGGGCGATGGTCGCGGGGACTCAGTGGCGCGGCATGTTTGAGCAGCGCTTGAAGGATGCCATCAAGCTGGTGGAGGATGCCCGTGGCAAGCTCATCCTCTTCATAGACGAGATGCACATGATTGTTGGTGCTGGCGACCGAGATGGCACCGGGGACGCCGCCAACATCCTCAAGCCGGCGTTGGCCCGTGGCCGCATCCGTTGCATAGGCGCTACCACATCCGAAGAGTACCGCAGATACATCCAGAAGGATGCGGCGCTCGATCGGCGGTTCCAAAGGGTTGATGTCGAGGAGCCGAGCGTGCCGGCGACCGTTGCCATCCTGCAGGGGTTGAAGCACCGGTACCAAGACCACCATGGACTGACAATTCGCGACGATGCTCTTGCTGCTGCTGCGCAGCTCGCTGGCCGCTATATTACCG GTCGCCAGTTTCCTGATAAAGCAATTGATTTGATGGACGAGGCATGCACTACCGTGAAGTTGCATAAGCAAAAAGAAGTTCAAAATAAGGATACTAACACTATAAATGCACCGGAAGAGTTAACCGTTGGTCCATGCCATATTGCCCAG GTTGTGAGCCGATGGACTAAAATTCCGATCACCACACTTGGTCGAGAGGAAGAGAAGTTGAGCCACCTAGCAGACAGATTGCATGAGAGGATTGTTGGACAGTATGAAGCGGTTAATTTGGTTGCCCAAGAAGTGCTACGTTCTAGGGTCGGGTTTGATCAATCTGGCCAACCAATTGGCTCTTTCCTCTTTTTGGGCCCGGCTGGTGTTGGAAAGACAGAGCTTGCGAAAGCACTTGCCGATAAGTTGTTTGACAATGAGAAGGCATTAGTCCGCTTTGACATGTCTGAATATGCCGATAGTGGTTCTGTGTTACGTCTCATTGGAGGACCTCGAAG CTACGAAGAAGATGGACAACTCACCGAGAAAGTCAGGAGCCAACCGTATAGCGTTGTTCTTTTTGATGAGGCGGATAAGGCACATCCTTCGATATTCAAGGTTCTCATTCAACTCCTTGATGATGGCATGCTGGTTGATGGGAAAGGACGCAACATAAATTTCAAGAACACTATCATCATCATGAGCTCAACTCTAGGAGCAGAGAACCTGTCAGCTAGAATGGCTGGAGAAAACATAGAAACTGCACGAGATCTTCTCAGGAAACAT GTCGAGAAACGCTTTAAGCCTGAATTTCTCAACAAACTGAGTGAAATTGTGATGTTTGAGCCGCTTTCACACGATGAACTGAGGAAGATCACGAGAATCCAGATGAAGAGGGTCATTGATACGGCAGCTTATAAGGGCATCTCTCTGCTTGTAACAGATGCCGCATTGGATGTCATTTGGTCAGAAGCACACGACACG GTGTATGGCGCAAGGCCTATTAAAAGGTGGATGAAGAAAAATGTGACAAGAGTTCTTGTGGACATGCTGGTCAATGGAGAAGCATGTCAAGGCTCGACCATCTCCATCGATGCCGCTGACGATAATAAGGAGCTGAAATACCAGGTACAGAAGTAG